The sequence below is a genomic window from Ornithobacterium rhinotracheale.
ACCAACTTTAAAACTTATAAGTAGATATTTAAAATTAGAAAAAGATGAAATTTTTCTAATCCCAGAGTATCAGAGAAGCTACTCTTGGACAATAAATCAATGTGACAAACTATGGCAAGATATTGAATCTTTTATTAATTCAGATGCAAATGATCCGTATTTCTTTGGAACAATAATAGTAGATTGTTCAATTACCAATAAATTTAGCTTAATTGATGGACAACAACGAACTACCACTTTTTTAATTTTACTTAAAGCATTATTAATGAGACTAAATATTGCTTTAAAAAACATTACAGACGATGAAGATTCTGAAAGGTTAAAAGCTGGCTTAAAAGCAAATAGGAATAAAATAATGTCTTTATTATACAAGGCTGAAGCTGAAGACATTCCAGCTATGTTAAAAAATAAGGAAAATACTAAAGGAATACTTATCTTGGAAAATAACTCTATAAATGAACTTTTTCCAGATGAAGTTTCCAAAATAGTAGAGGCAGACGATTTTACAGAAGCTGAACAGGGTGTTCATAAAATACCCCGAAAACAAAAAGACAACAAATACACAAATCATTTTCGAAACTTCAAATTTTTCTTTAATAAACTATTTGAAAAGTCAGACTCTCAACTTAATCAATTTGCTAAAGTATTTTTAGAAAAATGTCAAGTTATAGAAATTAGAAGTTGGCAGATAGAACAAGCAATCACAATGTTCAATTCACTCAATTCCACTGGAATGCCTCTCGCTGATGCAGATATTATCTCTGCTCAATTATACTCTAACGCAGGAGAAAATAAACAAGAATTTAACGAACAATGGGAGAGAATAAACAAATTAGCTAGTGAACTAAATGAAAGAAAAATAGCAAACATTGATGCTATTCTTCAACAGTTCATGTACATTAATAGAGCAACTAACTTAGAATACATTAAAGGAACTTCCGTCGATGTGACTACTCCAGGTTTAAGAAGATACTATACTGATTTAAGAAAAGAGTTATTAAATCACCCTAAGACATTGTGCGATAATTTTGAAAAAATAGCAAAAACTTGGGATTTAATAAAAGATTACCCTACTGTAAAACTATTATTGAAATACAATGAAAATGCGAAATTATATTTAGCAAGCTATTTGTATAGATTTGAATTAGAAGAAATCTCTCAGAACGTTGTTGATGAAATCTGCTTATGTTTATTGAAAATATTTGTTCTACTAGAATTAGTCGATGCTGGATATTCTAGTTCAAAATTTAAAACTTTCTTATTTAGTGAAAATATAAAATTAGTTAATAAAGACATCTCAATTAAAACTATAAAAAAAGATTTTAAGGATCATATTAATAACAATTGGGAAAAAGGAGACATCAAGAAATCCATTATGGGGTATGATAAAAATTTGCTGGTATATATCAATGAATATTTATATTCAAAAGCAAAGAACAAACCTTTTAACTTTTCAGATAATGTTAATATAGAACATATTATGCCTGCTAGTGGGAATAATATATCAATCATAAGACAAGATGCTGGAATATCTACACAAGAGGAATTCTTATCAGTTGTCAACCAACTTGGAAACAAAATATTACTTGAGGAAAAAATAAACAAATCCATTAGTAATGAATGGTTTAAGACTAAAAAACAAAAATCAATACACAGCAAATCAGGATACAAAGATAGTAAATACACCATCGCAACATCCTTAACAAATTACGAGAAAGAAACTTGGACTAAAGAAGATATAGAAAAGGCTACTCAAAAGATTTCTGAAAGAATAGTAACTTTCATATTTAGTTGACACTCTATATTTTTTTAACAATAAACATATATCACCACCATGACAACAAAAGAAAAAATATTAAACGACATAAGACAAAATCTCCCTAAAAGAGAGAAAGTAGCGCATCCTGAGATTCCCACTTTTGAAAAAGAAGGTGTAGACTTGCTTGCTACTTTTAAAAAGAATCTAGAAATCGCTGCGGGAAAATGGCACGAAGTCAATTCGATAGAAGAGGCGCAAGAAATCGTGAAAAAAGAATTTCCAGACGCAAAAGTAATTTGCTCGGTAACAGATGAATGGCAGGGCAACAAACCCATAGGCAGCATCAACCATCCGCAAGATTTAGCCGATGTAGATTTAGGAATCATTCGAGCTGAGTTTGGAGTGGCAGAAATGGGCATGGTTTGGCTCACGGAGAAAGATTTAAAAGTGAATGCCATTGGATTTTTATCTCAGCATTTAATCATCTTGCTCGATCCAAACAAGCTCACCGAAAACATGCATACTGCCTACCATAAACTGGATTTAATGGGCATTAAATACGGAAACTTTATGATGGGCCCTTCTGCTACTGCCGATATTGAGGCAACCTTGGTACACGGAGCACAAGGAGCACGAAGTCTTACGGTTTTCTTTTTACCCGAAGCTTAAATCAAAAAACGCAAGAATTTATATTTCTTGCGTTTTTTCAGTATATTCCTAAAAATATTCATTTTTTTAAATATAAGTAAGAATCATCAACAATAAATTTTTATTTAAACTTCAAATCTATAGTCTAAATAAAACTCATTATAGAGTTGATAAAAAACAATCTTTTTACCCTTGCTACAAATAACTCTTGATTTCATCAAAAAGCTGTTGGCTTGCTTTTACTATTGGCAAACGGGTGTTTCTATCACAAATGTTCAAATGTTCCAAAGCAGCTTTGATTCCCGCAGGGTTTCCTTCCTTGTAAATAGCACGCGTAAGTGGCAAAAGTTTGTAGAAAATTTCATAAGCTTGATCCACTTCACGATTAAGTGCGTGGCGAATCATTTGCGTATATTCGCCCATAGCCTGCCCAATAACCGAAATTACGCCCGAGCCACCTGCCAAAGTCATCGGGAGAGCATACTCATCATCGCCAGAAAGCACCAAAAAGTCTTTAGGCTTATTTAAAAGCAAACTCGCCGACTGGCTATAGCTTGGCGAAGCCTCTTTAATGGCTACCACATTTTCAAAATCGTTTGCTAAGCGAATCGTAGTTGCAGGTTCGATATTTGAGCCCGTTCTTCCTGGGACATTGTATAAAATGATATCTTTCTCGGTAGACTCTGCAATGCTTTTAAAATGTTGATAAATCCCTTCTTGCGTGGGCTTATTGTAATAAGGCGAAACCGATAAAATTGCAGTAAAATCAGTTAAATCCGTAGATTCAATCTGTT
It includes:
- a CDS encoding LUD domain-containing protein, whose protein sequence is MTTKEKILNDIRQNLPKREKVAHPEIPTFEKEGVDLLATFKKNLEIAAGKWHEVNSIEEAQEIVKKEFPDAKVICSVTDEWQGNKPIGSINHPQDLADVDLGIIRAEFGVAEMGMVWLTEKDLKVNAIGFLSQHLIILLDPNKLTENMHTAYHKLDLMGIKYGNFMMGPSATADIEATLVHGAQGARSLTVFFLPEA
- a CDS encoding DUF262 domain-containing HNH endonuclease family protein is translated as MAKNIEPTLKLISRYLKLEKDEIFLIPEYQRSYSWTINQCDKLWQDIESFINSDANDPYFFGTIIVDCSITNKFSLIDGQQRTTTFLILLKALLMRLNIALKNITDDEDSERLKAGLKANRNKIMSLLYKAEAEDIPAMLKNKENTKGILILENNSINELFPDEVSKIVEADDFTEAEQGVHKIPRKQKDNKYTNHFRNFKFFFNKLFEKSDSQLNQFAKVFLEKCQVIEIRSWQIEQAITMFNSLNSTGMPLADADIISAQLYSNAGENKQEFNEQWERINKLASELNERKIANIDAILQQFMYINRATNLEYIKGTSVDVTTPGLRRYYTDLRKELLNHPKTLCDNFEKIAKTWDLIKDYPTVKLLLKYNENAKLYLASYLYRFELEEISQNVVDEICLCLLKIFVLLELVDAGYSSSKFKTFLFSENIKLVNKDISIKTIKKDFKDHINNNWEKGDIKKSIMGYDKNLLVYINEYLYSKAKNKPFNFSDNVNIEHIMPASGNNISIIRQDAGISTQEEFLSVVNQLGNKILLEEKINKSISNEWFKTKKQKSIHSKSGYKDSKYTIATSLTNYEKETWTKEDIEKATQKISERIVTFIFS
- the dapA gene encoding 4-hydroxy-tetrahydrodipicolinate synthase — encoded protein: MNKELIGTGVALVTPFLENGEVDYQGLENLVNHAIDGGVEYLVVMGTTAEAATLTKEEKTEAIACINRANNGRVPMVLGIGGNNTREVIKQIESTDLTDFTAILSVSPYYNKPTQEGIYQHFKSIAESTEKDIILYNVPGRTGSNIEPATTIRLANDFENVVAIKEASPSYSQSASLLLNKPKDFLVLSGDDEYALPMTLAGGSGVISVIGQAMGEYTQMIRHALNREVDQAYEIFYKLLPLTRAIYKEGNPAGIKAALEHLNICDRNTRLPIVKASQQLFDEIKSYL